A genomic window from Cucumis melo cultivar AY chromosome 8, USDA_Cmelo_AY_1.0, whole genome shotgun sequence includes:
- the LOC103484603 gene encoding cardiolipin synthase (CMP-forming), mitochondrial: MAIFRSLKTIIKKNPSSKTFLTTTTCTISAPYSPLSYCPSQTLSPFGYHSTRLLSPLSKLIFPFHGPLFLSFPPWKLSQSATPLYVQGNGIILRRVEAFNSRLNLLRKTKLPLRIRFGSVSPAPHLLDRLNSEKRNDHWVHGFVNLPNLISLSRLISGPFLGWMISNGRYSSAMVGLAISGATDWLDGYTARKMGINSVVGSYLDPLADKVLIGCVALAMVQNDLLHPGLVALVVGRDVLLVSGAVYQRANSLGWKWRSWDDFFNLDGTSPQKVEPLFISKVNTVFQLVLVAGALLQPEFGTQETELYVTLLSWLVVSTTVASTAAYGAQFMKKSSMIARKV, from the exons ATGGCGATTTTCAGATCTCTTAAAACTATAATCAAGAAGAATCCCAGTTCTAAAACCTTCCTTACGACCACCACATGTACAATCTCAGCTCCTTACTCTCCTCTTTCTTATTGTCCGTCACAAACTCTCTCTCCCTTCGGATATCACTCAACGAGGcttctttctcctctctctAAATTGATTTTTCCCTTCCATGGTCCTCTTTTCCTGTCCTTCCCCCCATGGAAGCTTTCACAGTCCGCCACTCCCCTTTATGTTCAGGGTAACGGGATTATTTTGCGCAGAGTTGAAGCTTTCAATTCTCGATTGAATTTGCTTCGCAAAACGAAACTTCCTCTTAGAATAAGATTTGGGTCAGTTTCACCCGCACCACACTTGTTGGATCGGTTGAATTCGGAGAAAAGAAATGATCATTGGGTGCACGGCTTCGTTAATTTACccaatttaatttcattaagCCGGTTAATTTCCGGTCCTTTTCTTGGATG GATGATATCAAATGGTCGGTATTCTTCGGCAATGGTGGGATTAGCTATATCAGGAGCAACCGACTGG CTGGATGGATATACCGCCAGGAAAATGGGAATAAACTCTGTAGTGGGTTCTTATCTGGATCCTTTGGCCGACAAG GTTCTTATAGGATGTGTTGCTTTAGCAATGGTGCAGAATGATCTTCTCCATC CTGGACTTGTTGCTCTTGTTGTTGGGAGAGATGTCTTACTTGTTAGTGGTGCTGTATATCAAAGGGCCAATAGCTTGGGTTGGAAG TGGAGAAGCTGGGATGACTTTTTCAATCTTGATGGTACCTCTCCCCAAAAGGTTGAGCCTCTTTTTATTAGCAAG GTCAATACTGTTTTCCAATTGGTATTGGTCGCTGGTGCGCTTCTTCAACCTGAGTTTGGAACTCAGGAGACTGAGCTCTACGTCACGCTCTTAAG TTGGTTAGTGGTGTCAACAACAGTGGCCTCGACAGCAGCCTACGGGGCTCAGTTCATGAAGAAGAGTTCTATGATTGCTCGGAAAGTTTAG
- the LOC103484601 gene encoding N6-mAMP deaminase isoform X1: MEWCQSIPKVELHAHLNGSIRDSTLLELARDLGETGVLVFSDFEHVILKSDRSLVEVFKLFDLIHMVTTDHTTISRITREVIEDFASENVVYIELRTTPKKNKLIGMSKRSYMEAVVEGLKSINSVDVAFMPHDVDTHSPLNSLSIDNNCNVTPRKRIYVRLLLSIDRRETTEDAMETVCWQLKLDLKFAPLIMDGMFTFFLHCSLQVKLALELKDVGVVGIDLSGNPIVGEWTTFWPALQFAKENGLAITLHCGEVPNPKEIQAMLDFWPQRIGHACFFEGDNWEKLKHLNIPVEICLTSNIRTNSISSLDVHHFADLYKVNHPLVICTDDSGVFSTSVSKEYSLAASAFGLGKKEIFQLARDAIEFIFADNEIKKILNQVFDSYVTNLAL, from the exons ATGGAATGGTGCCAGTCGATTCCTAAAGTAGAGCTTCATGCCCACCTCAATGGCTCTATCAGAGATTCTACTCTTCT GGAGCTTGCCAGAGACTTGGGAGAGACGGGTGTTTTAGTTTTTTCTGATTTCGAGCATGTCATCCTCAAAA GCGATCGATCTCTTGTTGAAGTGTTCAAGTTGTTTGACCTTATCCACATGGTCACCACGGACCATACAACTATTTCAAGAATCACTAGAGAA GTTATTGAAGATTTTGCTTCTGAGAATGTTGTTTACATTGAATTAAGAACAACTCCAAAG AAAAATAAGTTAATTGGAATGAGCAAACGATCATATATGGAAGCAGTTGTGGAAGGTCTGAAAAGTATCAACAGTGTTGATGTTGCTTTCATGCCACATGATGTTGATACCCACAGTCCATTGAATTCTCTGTCTATAGACAATAATTGTAATGTAACTccaagaaaaagaatatatgttAGACTTCTTCTGAGCATTGACCGGCGAGAGACCACTGAAGATGCCATGGAAACTGTATGTTGGCAACTCAAACTCGACCTCAAATTTGCACCATTGATAATGGATGGCATGTTCACATTTTTCTTGCACTGCTCATTGCAGGTGAAACTTGCACTGGAATTGAAAGATGTGGGAGTAGTTGGTATTGATCTTTCAGGAAATCCAATTGTGGGTGAATG GACTACCTTTTGGCCGGCTCTTCAATTTGCAAAAGAAAATGGTCTTGCCATAACACTCCATTGTGGCGAG GTACCTAATCCGAAGGAGATACAAGCCATGCTAGACTTTTGGCCGCAGAGGATTGGCCATGCTTGTTTCTTTGAAGGAGACAACTGGGAAAAGCTGAAACATTTGAACATTCCG GTTGAAATTTGCTTGACATCCAACATCCGGACCAATTCAATCTCTTCACTAGATGTTCATCACTTTG CTGACTTGTACAAAGTAAACCATCCTTTAGTTATCTGCACTGATGATTCTGGTGTTTTCTCAACAAGTGTTTCAAAAGAATACAGTTTGGCAGCCTCTGCTTTTG GTCTTGGGaaaaaggaaatatttcagTTGGCAAGAGACGCTATTGAATTTATATTTGCAGACAATGAAATAAAGAAGATTCTGAATCAGGTGTTTGATTCTTACGTAACAAACCTGGCTCTATGA
- the LOC103484601 gene encoding N6-mAMP deaminase isoform X2: MEWCQSIPKVELHAHLNGSIRDSTLLELARDLGETGVLVFSDFEHVILKSDRSLVEVFKLFDLIHMVTTDHTTISRITREVIEDFASENVVYIELRTTPKKNKLIGMSKRSYMEAVVEGLKSINSVDVAFMPHDVDTHSPLNSLSIDNNCNVTPRKRIYVRLLLSIDRRETTEDAMETVKLALELKDVGVVGIDLSGNPIVGEWTTFWPALQFAKENGLAITLHCGEVPNPKEIQAMLDFWPQRIGHACFFEGDNWEKLKHLNIPVEICLTSNIRTNSISSLDVHHFADLYKVNHPLVICTDDSGVFSTSVSKEYSLAASAFGLGKKEIFQLARDAIEFIFADNEIKKILNQVFDSYVTNLAL; this comes from the exons ATGGAATGGTGCCAGTCGATTCCTAAAGTAGAGCTTCATGCCCACCTCAATGGCTCTATCAGAGATTCTACTCTTCT GGAGCTTGCCAGAGACTTGGGAGAGACGGGTGTTTTAGTTTTTTCTGATTTCGAGCATGTCATCCTCAAAA GCGATCGATCTCTTGTTGAAGTGTTCAAGTTGTTTGACCTTATCCACATGGTCACCACGGACCATACAACTATTTCAAGAATCACTAGAGAA GTTATTGAAGATTTTGCTTCTGAGAATGTTGTTTACATTGAATTAAGAACAACTCCAAAG AAAAATAAGTTAATTGGAATGAGCAAACGATCATATATGGAAGCAGTTGTGGAAGGTCTGAAAAGTATCAACAGTGTTGATGTTGCTTTCATGCCACATGATGTTGATACCCACAGTCCATTGAATTCTCTGTCTATAGACAATAATTGTAATGTAACTccaagaaaaagaatatatgttAGACTTCTTCTGAGCATTGACCGGCGAGAGACCACTGAAGATGCCATGGAAACT GTGAAACTTGCACTGGAATTGAAAGATGTGGGAGTAGTTGGTATTGATCTTTCAGGAAATCCAATTGTGGGTGAATG GACTACCTTTTGGCCGGCTCTTCAATTTGCAAAAGAAAATGGTCTTGCCATAACACTCCATTGTGGCGAG GTACCTAATCCGAAGGAGATACAAGCCATGCTAGACTTTTGGCCGCAGAGGATTGGCCATGCTTGTTTCTTTGAAGGAGACAACTGGGAAAAGCTGAAACATTTGAACATTCCG GTTGAAATTTGCTTGACATCCAACATCCGGACCAATTCAATCTCTTCACTAGATGTTCATCACTTTG CTGACTTGTACAAAGTAAACCATCCTTTAGTTATCTGCACTGATGATTCTGGTGTTTTCTCAACAAGTGTTTCAAAAGAATACAGTTTGGCAGCCTCTGCTTTTG GTCTTGGGaaaaaggaaatatttcagTTGGCAAGAGACGCTATTGAATTTATATTTGCAGACAATGAAATAAAGAAGATTCTGAATCAGGTGTTTGATTCTTACGTAACAAACCTGGCTCTATGA
- the LOC103484599 gene encoding cytochrome P450 77A1 codes for MELLDATLLLFAFLFFSLWWRYWSATGGGSKNLPPGPPGWPIVGNLIQVILQRRPFIFVARDLREKYGPIFTMQMGQRTLIIVSSAELIHEALVQRGPLFASRPADSPIRLVFSVGKCAVNSAEYGPLWRTLRRNFVTELINPARIKQCSWIRKWAIESHLERLRKENSEKGFVEVMTNCRLSVCSILICICFGAKIPEQEIKVIESILKDVMLITLPKLPDFLPILTPLFRRQLKQAKELRRKQLECLIPLIRKRRMFVERNGDESVREELPEMVSPIGAAYLDSLFELETPGRGRLGEEELVTLCSEVINAGTDTSATALEWALLHLVQDQDVQERLYNEIINVVGKDGRITEGDIEKMPYLGAVVKETFRRHPPSHFLLSHAATKETELGGYTIPADASVEFYTAHLSDDPNTWEEPGSFRPDRFLEGDGVGVDVTGTKAVKMVPFGAGRRICPAMTLGTLHVHMMLAKMVHAFKWVPVPGAPPDPTETFAFTVIMKNPLKAILLDRTRL; via the exons ATGGAGTTACTGGACGCCACTCTTCTCCTCTTTGccttcctcttcttctccttaTGGTGGCGCTACTGGTCTGCTACCGGGGGTGGATCCAAGAATCTTCCACCTGGCCCACCTGGCTGGCCGATCGTCGGAAACCTCATCCAAGTCATCCTCCAGCGTCGTCCATTCATCTTTGTAGCACGCGATTTACGTGAAAAATATGGTCCTATTTTCACCATGCAAATGGGACAACGTACACTCATCATCGTGTCCAGTGCCGAACTCATTCACGAAGCTCTCGTACAACGTGGACCCTTATTCGCCAGCCGCCCTGCAGACTCTCCCATCCGCCTTGTCTTTAGCGTCGGCAAGTGCGCCGTCAACTCTGCCGAGTACGGCCCTCTCTGGCGAACCCTCCGCCGGAACTTCGTTACTGAGTTAATCAATCCTGCCAGAATCAAGCAGTGTAGCTGGATACGGAAGTGGGCCATAGAAAGCCATCTGGAAAGACTAAGAAAAGAGAATTCGGAGAAGGGATTCGTTGAGGTTATGACTAACTGCCGGCTTTCAGTCTGTAGTATTCTCATCTGCATATGCTTTGGAGCCAAAATCCCGGAACAAGAGATTAAAGTCATAGAGAGTATACTGAAGGATGTGATGTTGATTACATTGCCGAAGCTTCCGGACTTCTTGCCGATTCTGACGCCGTTGTTTCGGCGGCAGTTGAAGCAAGCGAAAGAGCTGAGGAGAAAACAGTTGGAGTGTTTGATTCCGTTGATAAGGAAGAGAAGGATGTTTGTGGAGAGGAATGGGGATGAGAGTGTGAGAGAGGAGTTGCCGGAGATGGTTAGTCCGATAGGGGCGGCGTATCTTGATTCGCTTTTCGAACTGGAAACGCCGGGACGAGGGAGGTTGGGAGAGGAGGAACTGGTGACGCTTTGTTCGGAAGTTATTAATGCTGGAACTGACACGAGCGCGACGGCGTTGGAGTGGGCTTTGCTtcatttggtacaagatcaagACGTTCAGGAAAGACTATACAATGAAATTATTAACGTTGTTG GTAAAGATGGGCGAATTACCGAAGGGGACATAGAGAAAATGCCATATCTAGGGGCGGTGGTAAAAGAGACTTTCCGGCGTCATCCACCAAGCCATTTCTTACTATCTCACGCGGCGACCAAAGAAACCGAGCTCGGCGGCTACACAATCCCGGCGGATGCCAGCGTGGAGTTTTACACGGCCCATTTGTCAGATGACCCGAACACATGGGAAGAACCGGGTTCATTCCGACCGGACAGGTTTTTGGAAGGCGACGGCGTTGGCGTGGACGTCACAGGAACTAAGGCCGTCAAGATGGTACCATTCGGAGCAGGGCGGCGAATATGCCCGGCCATGACTTTGGGCACGTTGCACGTGCACATGATGCTGGCGAAAATGGTACACGCTTTCAAGTGGGTCCCGGTTCCCGGAGCCCCGCCCGACCCGACCGAGACTTTTGCCTTCACCGTGATTATGAAGAATCCTCTGAAGGCTATTCTATTGGACCGGACTCGTTTATAA
- the LOC103484601 gene encoding N6-mAMP deaminase isoform X3, which produces MEWCQSIPKVELHAHLNGSIRDSTLLELARDLGETGVLVFSDFEHVILKSDRSLVEVFKLFDLIHMVTTDHTTISRITREVIEDFASENVVYIELRTTPKKNKLIGMSKRSYMEAVVEGLKSINSVDVAFMPHDVDTHSPLNSLSIDNNCNVTPRKRIYVRLLLSIDRRETTEDAMETVKLALELKDVGVVGIDLSGNPIVGEWTTFWPALQFAKENGLAITLHCGEVPNPKEIQAMLDFWPQRIGHACFFEGDNWEKLKHLNIPVEICLTSNIRTNSISSLDVHHFAYLLIFCDQKLESPL; this is translated from the exons ATGGAATGGTGCCAGTCGATTCCTAAAGTAGAGCTTCATGCCCACCTCAATGGCTCTATCAGAGATTCTACTCTTCT GGAGCTTGCCAGAGACTTGGGAGAGACGGGTGTTTTAGTTTTTTCTGATTTCGAGCATGTCATCCTCAAAA GCGATCGATCTCTTGTTGAAGTGTTCAAGTTGTTTGACCTTATCCACATGGTCACCACGGACCATACAACTATTTCAAGAATCACTAGAGAA GTTATTGAAGATTTTGCTTCTGAGAATGTTGTTTACATTGAATTAAGAACAACTCCAAAG AAAAATAAGTTAATTGGAATGAGCAAACGATCATATATGGAAGCAGTTGTGGAAGGTCTGAAAAGTATCAACAGTGTTGATGTTGCTTTCATGCCACATGATGTTGATACCCACAGTCCATTGAATTCTCTGTCTATAGACAATAATTGTAATGTAACTccaagaaaaagaatatatgttAGACTTCTTCTGAGCATTGACCGGCGAGAGACCACTGAAGATGCCATGGAAACT GTGAAACTTGCACTGGAATTGAAAGATGTGGGAGTAGTTGGTATTGATCTTTCAGGAAATCCAATTGTGGGTGAATG GACTACCTTTTGGCCGGCTCTTCAATTTGCAAAAGAAAATGGTCTTGCCATAACACTCCATTGTGGCGAG GTACCTAATCCGAAGGAGATACAAGCCATGCTAGACTTTTGGCCGCAGAGGATTGGCCATGCTTGTTTCTTTGAAGGAGACAACTGGGAAAAGCTGAAACATTTGAACATTCCG GTTGAAATTTGCTTGACATCCAACATCCGGACCAATTCAATCTCTTCACTAGATGTTCATCACTTTG CATATCTACTTATTTTCTGTGATCAAAAGTTAGAATCACCATTGTAA
- the LOC103485325 gene encoding uncharacterized protein LOC103485325: MYKGMSRSRSFSEKMGGAVAPLAIGTRGTVGSLVMKEIEYFTNLELERHGSSHTIRGNALRRSDSKGSFWLLSLTWKWKKRKNNNGILPNISSAVEFSKSNRFNGIPGFGYRILKDDFPI, from the coding sequence ATGTATAAAGGAATGAGCAGAAGCAGAAGCTTCAGTGAGAAAATGGGTGGTGCTGTTGCTCCACTTGCAATTGGCACACGAGGCACTGTGGGGTCGCTGGTGATGAAGGAGATTGAGTACTTTACCAACCTTGAGCTCGAACGCCATGGCAGTTCTCACACTATCCGTGGAAATGCTTTGAGGAGAAGTGATTCTAAAGGAAGCTTTTGGCTTTTGTCATTGACTTGGAAgtggaagaagagaaaaaacaaCAATGGGATTCTCCCTAACATTTCCTCTGCTGTTGAATTCTCAAAAAGCAATCGCTTTAATGGGATTCCTGGTTTTGGTTACAGGATTCTCAAAGATGACTTTcccatttga